In Niallia sp. FSL W8-0635, one genomic interval encodes:
- a CDS encoding VanZ family protein, translated as MSRRQLVIDGLFLTSLLSIVYLTMFPNMYLGTGIAKGGHNFTPFLMIKEIFLDGSIFTTLVNNIGNIIMFIPFGVFYPLAFPKRNAFRTVLLTGAGLSCSIEIIQWFMENRWSDIDDLILNTFGTIFGYGIFRGIRKIKKRISIFL; from the coding sequence ATGAGTAGAAGACAATTAGTTATCGATGGTTTATTTCTTACTTCTTTATTATCGATCGTTTATTTAACGATGTTCCCCAATATGTATTTAGGAACAGGGATTGCTAAAGGTGGGCATAATTTTACGCCATTTTTGATGATCAAAGAGATTTTTCTAGATGGTAGTATCTTTACCACGCTTGTAAATAATATTGGAAATATTATTATGTTTATTCCATTTGGAGTATTTTACCCATTAGCCTTTCCAAAAAGAAATGCCTTTCGAACTGTGCTTTTAACAGGTGCTGGGCTATCTTGCTCTATCGAAATAATTCAGTGGTTTATGGAAAATAGATGGAGTGATATAGACGATTTGATTTTAAATACATTTGGGACTATTTTTGGGTATGGGATATTTCGAGGAATTAGGAAGATAAAGAAAAGAATTTCTATATTTCTATGA
- a CDS encoding ABC transporter permease: MTEGGDSPILVEDEELKERRRKRLTVIGQVFIGILFFVLWELLATWKIIDSYYWSSPTIIWETGLIAFTEGTLWSDLLYTSGATILGFLLGTFFGALLGLSFWWSYFYSRIAEPYLIAFNAIPKLALAPVLVILFGIGFSSKVVLAFMMTVIVTAIAAHSGVKSVDSDLEKMLFSLGAKKHHIFTKVVIPSAMPWIVSSLKINIALALAGTIVGEFISSRQGIGRMILYAGQIMNINLVWVGVVVLSILSVLMYVGTVWLEKRLLRGKSIRE; this comes from the coding sequence ATGACAGAGGGAGGAGATTCACCTATTCTTGTTGAGGATGAAGAGTTAAAGGAGAGAAGAAGGAAACGGTTAACTGTTATTGGGCAGGTTTTCATTGGGATTCTTTTCTTTGTCTTGTGGGAACTGTTAGCAACGTGGAAAATAATCGATTCTTATTATTGGAGTAGCCCGACCATTATATGGGAAACAGGTCTAATTGCATTTACAGAAGGGACATTGTGGAGTGATCTCCTATATACTTCAGGAGCAACGATTTTAGGATTTCTTCTAGGGACCTTTTTTGGCGCATTACTTGGATTATCCTTCTGGTGGTCCTACTTTTACTCCAGAATAGCGGAGCCGTATTTAATTGCTTTTAATGCCATTCCGAAATTAGCATTAGCCCCAGTATTAGTCATTCTTTTTGGGATTGGTTTTAGTTCAAAGGTCGTCTTGGCATTTATGATGACTGTAATTGTCACAGCCATTGCAGCACATAGTGGAGTGAAAAGTGTTGACTCTGATTTAGAAAAGATGCTTTTTTCCTTAGGTGCAAAAAAACATCATATTTTTACTAAAGTCGTTATTCCTTCAGCCATGCCATGGATAGTCAGCAGTTTAAAAATTAATATTGCCTTAGCTTTAGCTGGAACAATTGTTGGAGAATTTATAAGCTCTAGACAGGGGATCGGGCGAATGATTTTGTATGCGGGACAAATTATGAATATTAATTTAGTTTGGGTAGGTGTAGTTGTTTTGTCCATACTATCCGTCCTCATGTACGTAGGAACAGTATGGTTAGAAAAACGTCTATTAAGAGGAAAAAGTATAAGGGAGTAA
- a CDS encoding GAP1-N2 domain-containing protein — MGKSLIQQQIVTRDSKGLFLTGEVADTLAVSPNVDESFVKKYLNPISTYHMPSELKKSGDKEIDAYPPLFTFIQPETGELVIGKSSFTPAESSKQKNRLFVHHYIIPASRKEEWIHQPSQIFHIEQFYGSEDMDNLKDELEEIEDVSYAKENIFAKKQELFHVLQLDEKTFKELLFACITAVAEKKRVYISIPAPQEWHHKYSMWLLELLFIYMPYETRRMFGATTFHNEPEIIDNIHVMFVEQGSIRLRNRAVENQITFDLTQHKSSGLVFKEEEHDYLHYAYEALETATELDEFFVYCERALQGLDKQKKLTIQTYDDLFLLFYMEKLDYYFYENDKVAILQMLLAFLQKNHREKGELVNIFTQLLHREQLMKDGSIVQDYLKLVLEIQKAVEHVDVVEFTVKTLAYYEGEDICQSLWGILEKYPDTYQQVLSYMSDIFSYAEITEDYLKEKFSFQHSLSNVLITIKKLLQVNSSFEHNAIFIKLTKNRLVYEVKKSSHPIAVVFEVITYFQRSIPFQSYKRMVLPDVKAQLLVQLQLEKVNLADVKNFGEIFLLDKEERHFEMKGWEKEKFEVLELLYTYFYLPLEQIQHVFRMASIPIKGKASDLAQEIIKDNGLFKPYERFLLLFPGGMEGVEYRQVFSYIAIYGSEDEMLDYIEWSLKKFGTSPRFIHALKDYLITDRNSIWKKKEMKRELTNIRSQSLKKLLKEVREQTANSGVKFFRKYGILLIVLVILGVVVYYYVN; from the coding sequence ATGGGAAAAAGCCTGATACAGCAGCAAATAGTAACTAGGGATAGTAAAGGTCTTTTTCTTACCGGTGAGGTGGCTGATACATTAGCTGTGTCGCCAAACGTCGATGAAAGCTTCGTAAAAAAATATCTAAATCCCATTAGTACCTATCATATGCCGAGTGAATTAAAGAAAAGCGGGGATAAAGAAATAGATGCTTATCCACCGCTATTTACATTTATACAGCCTGAGACAGGTGAATTAGTTATAGGAAAATCCAGTTTTACTCCTGCAGAAAGCTCGAAACAAAAGAACCGTCTTTTTGTACATCATTATATTATTCCGGCAAGTAGAAAAGAAGAATGGATTCATCAGCCTTCCCAAATCTTCCATATAGAACAATTCTATGGTTCGGAAGATATGGACAACCTAAAGGATGAATTAGAAGAAATAGAAGATGTATCCTATGCAAAAGAAAATATATTTGCTAAAAAGCAAGAATTATTCCATGTATTACAATTGGATGAAAAGACATTTAAGGAGCTATTGTTCGCGTGCATTACTGCCGTCGCTGAAAAGAAAAGGGTATATATATCGATTCCAGCTCCACAAGAATGGCATCATAAATATTCCATGTGGTTATTGGAACTACTATTTATTTATATGCCATATGAAACAAGAAGAATGTTTGGAGCAACTACGTTTCATAATGAACCGGAGATTATAGATAATATTCATGTAATGTTTGTAGAACAAGGTTCCATTCGTCTTAGAAACAGAGCGGTGGAGAATCAAATTACTTTTGATTTAACACAGCATAAAAGCAGTGGGTTGGTGTTTAAGGAAGAAGAACATGATTATCTTCATTACGCCTATGAAGCACTTGAAACCGCTACTGAGCTTGATGAGTTTTTCGTATATTGTGAACGAGCGTTACAAGGATTGGATAAGCAAAAGAAACTAACTATTCAAACTTATGATGACTTATTTCTCTTATTCTATATGGAAAAGCTAGATTATTATTTTTATGAAAATGATAAAGTAGCGATTCTACAAATGTTGTTAGCTTTTCTTCAAAAGAATCATCGAGAAAAAGGAGAATTGGTCAACATTTTCACACAGCTACTCCATAGAGAACAATTAATGAAGGATGGTTCGATTGTTCAAGACTATCTGAAATTAGTTTTAGAAATTCAAAAGGCAGTTGAGCATGTAGATGTTGTGGAATTTACAGTTAAAACCCTTGCTTACTATGAAGGGGAGGACATCTGCCAATCGTTATGGGGTATTTTGGAGAAATATCCAGACACCTATCAGCAAGTCTTATCCTATATGAGCGATATTTTTTCTTATGCAGAGATTACGGAAGATTACTTAAAGGAAAAATTTAGCTTTCAACATTCTTTATCGAATGTATTAATTACGATAAAAAAATTATTGCAAGTTAATTCCTCTTTTGAACATAATGCGATTTTTATAAAATTGACGAAAAATAGACTGGTATATGAAGTTAAAAAAAGCAGTCATCCTATTGCAGTAGTTTTTGAAGTAATTACTTATTTTCAAAGATCTATTCCATTTCAATCGTATAAACGAATGGTGCTGCCTGATGTAAAGGCACAGCTATTGGTCCAATTACAGCTAGAAAAAGTTAATCTTGCAGATGTGAAGAATTTTGGAGAAATATTTTTACTAGATAAAGAGGAACGTCACTTTGAAATGAAAGGATGGGAGAAGGAAAAATTTGAGGTTCTAGAGCTACTGTATACTTACTTCTATCTTCCTCTTGAACAAATCCAGCATGTTTTTCGCATGGCAAGTATACCAATCAAAGGGAAGGCAAGTGATTTGGCACAGGAGATTATAAAAGACAATGGGCTTTTTAAACCATACGAACGTTTCCTGCTTCTATTTCCTGGAGGAATGGAGGGAGTAGAGTATCGCCAAGTCTTTTCTTATATTGCAATATATGGTTCAGAGGATGAAATGCTAGATTATATTGAATGGTCACTGAAAAAATTCGGGACAAGCCCAAGATTTATTCATGCTTTAAAGGACTATTTGATAACAGATCGAAATTCTATTTGGAAAAAGAAAGAAATGAAAAGAGAATTAACGAATATACGTTCACAATCATTGAAAAAATTACTAAAAGAAGTGCGCGAGCAAACTGCAAATTCAGGAGTAAAGTTTTTTCGGAAATATGGCATACTTTTAATTGTGCTTGTCATTCTAGGTGTCGTTGTTTATTATTATGTAAATTAA
- a CDS encoding cysteine hydrolase family protein gives MKLEWNPQHSALLIVDVQNDYCHKEGCLAQQDLDVSMVEEMMPNLKNMISAMKEINVPIIYIQTIHEDSTDSETWIKRLKGKNQKNLCRKDTWGAQFYQLEPDKDDVIVIKHRYSAFIHTRLESVLRALKIETIVMAGVSTNICVESTARDGFMLDFDVIFLSDCTAAFSREAHDMTLQTINQFFGTVATSKEVIQSIHALPVGSE, from the coding sequence ATGAAGTTGGAATGGAATCCACAACATAGTGCATTACTTATTGTCGATGTTCAGAATGATTATTGTCATAAAGAAGGATGTTTGGCTCAACAGGATTTAGATGTTTCCATGGTAGAAGAAATGATGCCTAATCTAAAAAATATGATTTCAGCTATGAAAGAAATTAATGTTCCCATTATATATATCCAAACAATCCATGAGGATAGTACCGATTCAGAAACTTGGATTAAACGATTAAAAGGAAAAAATCAGAAAAATTTATGTAGAAAAGATACTTGGGGAGCGCAATTTTATCAATTAGAACCAGATAAAGACGATGTTATTGTTATTAAACATCGATATAGTGCATTTATCCATACAAGATTAGAATCGGTACTTCGAGCTTTAAAAATCGAAACAATTGTAATGGCAGGAGTTAGTACCAATATTTGTGTGGAATCAACCGCCAGAGATGGATTTATGCTTGATTTTGATGTCATTTTCTTATCTGACTGTACAGCAGCCTTCTCAAGAGAGGCACACGATATGACTCTGCAAACAATCAATCAGTTTTTTGGTACAGTTGCTACTAGTAAAGAAGTAATTCAGTCTATTCATGCTTTACCAGTAGGGAGTGAATGA
- a CDS encoding nuclease-related domain-containing protein — MLYKPRTVSPEIFVLNSLNLRLELSSNEKQYLANLQKCFEGEKMFDSLTENLIENCYIIHDLLLQTNNNTLQIDSTIITAEEIHLFEIKNYEGDYYYQNDRIFTMNHKEISNPLNQIRRNETLFQQILQKHGLENKTITSFVVFINPEFTLYQAPLTLPFIFPTQIQRSLKRINHHSSKANKYQKQLAEKLTSLHINKSPFKKKRIGR, encoded by the coding sequence ATGCTTTATAAACCTCGTACAGTATCTCCAGAAATATTCGTTTTAAATTCTTTGAATCTGCGGTTGGAACTTAGTTCGAATGAAAAACAGTATTTAGCTAATTTGCAAAAATGCTTTGAAGGAGAAAAAATGTTTGATAGCCTCACTGAAAACCTTATAGAAAATTGCTACATCATCCATGATTTATTACTCCAAACGAACAATAACACTTTACAGATTGACTCCACAATCATCACAGCAGAAGAAATTCATCTTTTTGAAATAAAGAATTACGAAGGAGATTATTACTATCAAAATGATCGCATATTTACGATGAATCATAAGGAAATCAGTAATCCATTAAATCAAATAAGAAGGAACGAAACACTATTTCAACAAATACTTCAAAAGCATGGTTTGGAGAATAAAACAATCACTTCCTTTGTTGTCTTCATTAATCCTGAGTTTACCCTCTATCAAGCACCTTTAACGTTACCTTTTATTTTTCCAACACAAATCCAGCGATCTTTAAAAAGAATAAATCATCATTCCTCAAAGGCAAACAAATATCAGAAGCAACTAGCTGAAAAATTAACATCCTTGCATATTAATAAGTCCCCTTTTAAAAAAAAGAGGATTGGAAGGTAA
- a CDS encoding ABC transporter ATP-binding protein, with amino-acid sequence MYKLEVRQTNKIFKKEGKEVVALKDANLTIEEGRFISLIGPSGCGKSTLFNIIAGLIKPTTGEVLLDGKNIVGKNGNVGYMLQKDLLLPWRSILQNVILGLEIKGVRKKEAVERAMPLLQKYGLGGFEHHYPDELSGGMRQRAALLRTLLYDQDIILLDEPFGALDAQTRLLMQTWLLNIWTDFKKTILFVTHDIDEAIYLSDEIYVLSPRPGRIKERVDVHLPRPRNEQTLLQPAFIELKQHLFALLKEEVVLEK; translated from the coding sequence ATGTATAAACTTGAGGTTCGCCAAACGAATAAAATTTTTAAAAAAGAAGGGAAAGAGGTTGTGGCCTTAAAGGATGCCAATTTAACAATAGAAGAAGGAAGGTTTATTAGCTTAATTGGTCCGAGTGGCTGTGGGAAATCAACACTATTTAATATTATTGCAGGGCTAATTAAGCCAACCACTGGTGAAGTGCTCCTTGATGGCAAGAATATCGTCGGCAAGAATGGAAATGTAGGTTATATGCTACAAAAAGATTTGCTTCTACCTTGGAGAAGTATTTTGCAAAACGTGATACTAGGATTGGAAATCAAAGGAGTAAGGAAGAAAGAAGCAGTAGAAAGAGCGATGCCCCTTCTTCAAAAATATGGACTAGGTGGGTTTGAACATCATTATCCAGACGAATTATCTGGTGGGATGAGACAACGTGCTGCATTATTGCGAACCCTTTTATATGACCAGGACATTATTTTGCTTGATGAGCCATTCGGTGCTTTAGATGCACAGACACGCTTGCTGATGCAAACTTGGCTGCTTAATATTTGGACTGATTTTAAGAAAACGATTCTTTTTGTGACCCATGATATCGATGAAGCGATCTATTTGTCCGATGAAATCTATGTTTTATCTCCAAGACCAGGACGGATTAAAGAAAGGGTAGACGTACATTTGCCAAGGCCACGTAATGAACAAACGTTATTACAGCCAGCTTTTATAGAGTTGAAACAACATTTATTTGCGTTATTGAAGGAAGAAGTGGTTTTAGAAAAATAA
- a CDS encoding MFS transporter, with the protein MTKNKISYMEARDETKVEDKKYQSILLLISVCTGAFLSHFSAGFVNIALTDISIDFSAKLSVTQWIVNGYLLSIMLFLPLMGKLADQFGKKRIHNIGYLIFAVGACGAALSPSIPILIIARVIQGSGAAMLQAVNMAIVTDAYPEKHRGKALGIISTSVGIGALLGPSVGGFFIEAFSWHMLFWTVVPISIGAYFMAQKFVPKDTSFQDSRFDYKGSIYFGVGIVSFVFVLNSIGEGVIKIYLLVIACVSVACFLFFFFHSKKEEHPFIQPSIFSSPMVKAGGLILMISYCAAFASTVILPFYLRGVLGFSADQSGLLLMCYPLFLAVLGPISGSLSDRFGGVKVIVIGLGLLCITMLGLSFLSPGTSLTTLILLLSLLGFSMGILTSPNYSIMLLYVPLQYLGMMSSTIALLRNIGMVIGTALAITFMNTWLDGTITDWMNDTRRSEFEAVMLGFHYLFLLLFILLVLIGIYFLYAVLRGKDDERGFS; encoded by the coding sequence ATGACCAAAAACAAGATAAGTTATATGGAGGCAAGGGATGAAACAAAAGTAGAGGACAAGAAATATCAATCCATACTTCTATTGATATCTGTTTGTACAGGTGCATTTTTATCACATTTCTCTGCTGGATTTGTCAATATTGCTTTAACGGATATATCCATCGATTTTTCTGCAAAGCTATCTGTCACACAATGGATTGTTAATGGATATCTTTTATCGATTATGTTGTTTTTACCGTTAATGGGAAAATTAGCAGATCAGTTTGGTAAGAAACGTATACATAACATTGGCTATCTTATTTTTGCGGTAGGGGCATGTGGAGCTGCTTTATCGCCAAGTATTCCTATTTTAATCATTGCAAGAGTTATCCAAGGTAGTGGAGCTGCTATGTTACAGGCAGTTAATATGGCAATTGTAACAGATGCTTATCCTGAAAAACATCGTGGAAAGGCACTTGGCATTATTAGTACATCTGTTGGAATCGGTGCTTTATTAGGTCCTTCCGTAGGTGGTTTTTTTATCGAGGCATTTTCTTGGCATATGTTATTCTGGACCGTTGTGCCAATAAGCATTGGCGCCTATTTTATGGCACAAAAATTTGTTCCTAAGGATACAAGCTTTCAGGACTCACGTTTTGATTACAAAGGGAGTATTTATTTTGGGGTAGGGATTGTTTCCTTTGTATTTGTTCTTAATTCTATTGGAGAAGGAGTCATAAAGATTTATTTATTAGTAATAGCATGTGTAAGTGTTGCTTGTTTTCTTTTCTTTTTTTTCCATAGTAAGAAGGAGGAGCATCCATTTATACAACCATCGATTTTTTCTTCTCCAATGGTTAAAGCAGGTGGACTTATTTTAATGATAAGCTATTGTGCTGCCTTTGCTTCTACTGTCATTTTGCCGTTCTACTTAAGGGGCGTATTAGGATTCTCGGCAGATCAATCCGGTCTTTTATTAATGTGCTATCCTTTATTTCTTGCCGTACTTGGTCCAATTAGTGGATCTCTCTCCGATCGCTTTGGTGGAGTAAAGGTAATAGTTATAGGGTTAGGACTTTTATGTATAACGATGCTTGGTCTCAGCTTTCTTTCACCGGGAACATCTTTAACTACCTTAATCCTTTTGCTAAGCCTATTAGGTTTTTCTATGGGGATTCTAACTTCTCCTAATTACAGTATTATGCTGCTTTATGTTCCCTTGCAATATTTAGGAATGATGAGCAGTACGATTGCTTTGCTTCGAAATATCGGAATGGTTATCGGAACAGCACTTGCGATTACCTTTATGAATACATGGCTAGATGGCACGATAACAGATTGGATGAATGATACAAGGCGTTCAGAATTCGAGGCAGTGATGTTAGGGTTTCATTATTTATTTCTCCTTTTGTTTATCCTTTTAGTGTTGATTGGTATTTACTTTCTTTATGCTGTTTTGCGAGGTAAAGATGATGAAAGAGGTTTTTCTTAA
- a CDS encoding NAD-dependent succinate-semialdehyde dehydrogenase, giving the protein MQYINGEWCHSVSGETYSVYNPATGEVIEQIARGGKEEGNLAIDAAKNALPSWSKKTAKERAFYLKTVADKLREKIDHLATIITTEMGKPIAEAKGEVNLAVDYLEWYAEEGKRVYGDTIPSSSESKRIIVLRQPVGVVGAITPWNFPIAMLARKIAPALAAGCTVVLKPAESTPLTAIEVMKIFHEIGLPNGVLNLVHGEAAPIGDAMMERPEVRKITFTGSTKVGKELAAKAAATMKKISMELGGHAPFIIFEDADLEKAAEGVILSKFRNAGQTCICTNRIYVQKTIAERFAAILVTKMKKLVVGNGLQSDVTIGPLINEAAVAKTEDHISDSIEKGAKVIYGGKKPAGEVYEKGHFYEPTILLHATHEMKIATEETFGPVAPIFEFDTEEEALRLANDTSYGLAAYFYTKDVSRVFRMSERLEYGIIGINDPVPTTAQAPFGGVKESGVGREGGKYGLEDYLDYKFLSLELDL; this is encoded by the coding sequence ATGCAATATATTAATGGAGAATGGTGTCATTCAGTCTCAGGAGAAACCTATTCAGTCTATAATCCAGCTACAGGTGAGGTCATTGAACAGATAGCAAGAGGAGGAAAGGAAGAAGGGAATCTGGCAATTGATGCCGCAAAGAACGCTTTACCATCATGGTCAAAGAAAACAGCTAAAGAACGAGCTTTTTACTTAAAAACAGTAGCGGATAAGTTAAGAGAGAAAATAGATCATCTAGCAACAATTATTACGACTGAAATGGGTAAACCAATCGCAGAAGCGAAGGGAGAAGTAAATTTAGCAGTTGATTATTTAGAGTGGTATGCAGAAGAAGGAAAGCGGGTCTACGGGGATACCATTCCTTCTAGTTCTGAATCAAAGCGAATCATTGTGCTAAGACAGCCAGTTGGTGTAGTAGGGGCCATTACGCCATGGAATTTTCCAATCGCGATGCTTGCAAGAAAAATTGCACCGGCTCTTGCTGCTGGTTGTACGGTTGTTTTAAAACCTGCTGAATCCACACCTTTAACAGCGATTGAGGTAATGAAAATTTTTCATGAAATAGGATTGCCAAATGGTGTGCTAAATTTAGTGCATGGAGAAGCAGCCCCAATTGGAGATGCGATGATGGAAAGACCAGAAGTAAGAAAAATAACCTTTACAGGATCTACAAAGGTTGGTAAAGAGCTAGCAGCAAAAGCAGCAGCTACGATGAAGAAAATTTCAATGGAGCTAGGTGGCCATGCACCATTCATCATTTTCGAAGATGCCGACTTGGAAAAAGCAGCAGAAGGCGTCATATTAAGTAAATTTCGAAATGCTGGTCAGACTTGTATTTGTACCAATCGAATTTACGTACAGAAAACCATTGCAGAACGTTTCGCTGCTATTTTGGTGACGAAAATGAAGAAATTAGTAGTTGGAAATGGTCTACAATCTGATGTAACAATTGGACCACTTATTAATGAAGCGGCCGTAGCTAAAACAGAGGACCACATTTCCGATTCTATTGAAAAGGGGGCAAAAGTAATTTATGGAGGTAAGAAACCAGCAGGCGAAGTTTATGAAAAAGGACATTTCTATGAACCGACCATTCTATTACATGCTACCCATGAGATGAAAATCGCTACAGAAGAAACATTCGGACCAGTAGCGCCAATATTTGAATTTGATACTGAAGAGGAAGCATTACGTCTAGCAAATGATACTTCCTATGGACTTGCTGCATATTTTTATACAAAAGATGTCTCTCGTGTCTTTAGAATGTCCGAAAGACTAGAATACGGAATAATCGGAATAAATGATCCAGTACCTACAACAGCACAAGCACCGTTTGGCGGAGTTAAGGAATCGGGAGTTGGGCGTGAAGGTGGAAAATATGGCTTAGAGGACTATCTAGACTATAAGTTTCTTTCATTAGAACTAGACCTTTAA
- a CDS encoding Na-translocating system protein MpsC family protein translates to MIIILVDQLPRTLGELKQSIMRENNLVNQLIFKVGLTEQQISLIDNKIIIIAKHKRIPVLEIIESSSDNLAEIIDRLLIDKYKELLLRNLEEKLHFNVQLILKDYDSMKEISGTIILLDKKIESYLAG, encoded by the coding sequence GTGATAATTATTTTAGTTGATCAACTACCAAGAACACTAGGAGAATTGAAGCAAAGCATCATGAGGGAAAACAATCTTGTAAATCAATTGATTTTTAAAGTTGGCTTAACCGAACAGCAAATTAGTTTAATCGACAATAAAATTATCATTATTGCTAAGCATAAGCGTATTCCAGTACTAGAAATTATAGAAAGTTCAAGTGATAACCTAGCGGAGATCATTGATCGTCTATTAATTGATAAATACAAGGAACTGCTTTTGCGTAATTTAGAGGAAAAATTGCACTTTAATGTGCAATTAATATTAAAGGATTATGATTCCATGAAAGAAATTAGTGGAACAATCATCCTGTTAGATAAGAAAATTGAATCCTACTTGGCTGGTTAA
- a CDS encoding ABC transporter substrate-binding protein, with product MIKSIYSKAGVYLLLLFMILSGCSSSEGTSGERNTGDGTKKLVIAEPVHLIGYLPLYTAIREGFFEEEGLEVEVITATGGAHVTSVVSGDAWGNIGGPESNQMANTGNSDPIVSVVNVVNRANVYLMADTEETLTDTSEESLADYLKGKTIAAGRFGGSPNLLTRWLLMDVGLDPEKDVKLEEPADASAVVSLVESGQADIANGAEPQITEGINKDVWAEPFYSFASLGDYPYSVLSVKKSTIEEDPEIVKSFVSAVMKGLKAIDEDHELAMEILKQEFPSTSEESLQASFDRAYADSLWSKDGFISEEALAKPMEVVEKTGVYTNGYRYDELIDMQFVEELSK from the coding sequence ATGATAAAAAGTATTTACTCTAAAGCAGGCGTTTATCTGTTGCTTCTTTTCATGATTTTAAGTGGTTGTTCTTCATCGGAAGGCACGAGTGGAGAGAGGAATACTGGAGATGGAACCAAAAAGCTTGTTATTGCAGAGCCAGTTCACTTAATTGGTTACTTGCCTTTATATACAGCGATTCGAGAAGGTTTTTTTGAAGAAGAGGGGCTTGAAGTGGAAGTAATCACAGCGACAGGTGGTGCTCATGTTACTTCAGTAGTAAGTGGCGATGCATGGGGAAATATCGGTGGTCCAGAATCAAATCAGATGGCGAATACAGGTAACTCTGATCCAATCGTTTCTGTAGTAAATGTCGTAAATCGAGCAAATGTGTACTTAATGGCGGATACAGAAGAAACATTAACAGATACTAGTGAGGAGAGCCTAGCTGACTATTTAAAAGGGAAAACCATTGCAGCAGGGCGTTTTGGAGGTAGTCCGAACCTATTAACTCGATGGTTATTAATGGATGTAGGATTAGATCCTGAAAAAGATGTCAAACTAGAAGAACCGGCCGATGCTAGTGCTGTCGTCTCTTTAGTGGAATCTGGTCAGGCTGATATTGCAAATGGAGCGGAACCGCAAATTACAGAAGGGATAAATAAAGACGTCTGGGCGGAACCATTTTACAGCTTTGCAAGCCTAGGGGATTATCCATATTCTGTTTTAAGTGTCAAGAAATCTACGATAGAAGAAGATCCAGAGATAGTTAAAAGTTTTGTCAGTGCCGTTATGAAAGGATTAAAGGCGATAGATGAGGATCATGAATTAGCGATGGAGATTTTAAAACAGGAATTTCCTTCTACTTCGGAAGAGAGCTTACAGGCTTCATTTGATCGGGCCTATGCGGACAGTCTTTGGAGTAAGGATGGATTTATTTCAGAAGAAGCACTTGCAAAACCAATGGAAGTTGTAGAAAAAACGGGGGTTTATACAAATGGCTATCGTTATGATGAGTTAATTGACATGCAATTTGTGGAGGAGCTTTCTAAATAA